A single genomic interval of Lathyrus oleraceus cultivar Zhongwan6 chromosome 7, CAAS_Psat_ZW6_1.0, whole genome shotgun sequence harbors:
- the LOC127101494 gene encoding UMP-CMP kinase isoform X1 yields the protein MLKRATATLKSTLSLHITKEGSKHNGYHFHRFTTGSPLHFQEKDWVCPKHKDTVIAFVLGGPGSGKGTQCEKIVETFGFKHLSAGDLLRKEMVSDSEYGSMILDTIREGRIVPSAVTVKLILRELASGDSHKFLIDGFPRSEENRIAFERITGSEPNFVLFFECPEKEMVKRVLSRNQGRIDDNIDTMKKRLKVFEALNLPVVDYYAKKGKLHKINAVGTEDEVFEQVRRVFAQVSTVT from the exons ATGTTGAAACGCGCAACCGCTACTCTCAAATCAACCCTTTCTCTTCACATCACAAAG GAAGGTTCTAAGCACAACGGTTATCATTTCCATAGATTTACCACTGGATCGCCTTTGCATTTTCAG GAAAAGGACTGGGTTTGTCCCAAACATAAAGATACGGTTATAGCTTTTGTTTTAG GGGGGCCTGGTAGTGGAAAAGGTACACAATGTGAAAAAATTGTAGAAACCTTTGGATTTAAGCATTTGAGTGCTGGTGATCTTTTGAGGAAGGAGATGGTTTCTGATAGTGAGTATGG CTCTATGATTCTGGATACAATTAGAGAAGGAAGAATTGTTCCATCAGCAGTGACTGTCAAATTGATTCTAAGAGAGCTGGCATCTGGTGATAGTCATAAGTTTCTTATTGATGGTTTCCCTAGAAGTGAGGAGAACCGCATAGCTTTTGAACGAATT ACTGGCTCTGAACCAAACTTTGTTCTTTTCTTTGAGTGCCCTGAAAAAGAGATGGTGAAACGGGTACTGAGCCGCAATCAG GGTCGAATTGATGACAATATAGATACAATGAAGAAACGACTTAAAGTATTTGAAGCATTAAATCTTCCCGTGGTTGATTACTATGCAAAGAAAGGGAAACTTCACAAG ATCAATGCTGTGGGAACAGAGGATGAAGTATTTGAGCAAGTTCGGCGAGTTTTTGCGCAAGTGAG TACGGTTACATGA
- the LOC127101494 gene encoding UMP-CMP kinase isoform X2, which yields MLKRATATLKSTLSLHITKEGSKHNGYHFHRFTTGSPLHFQEKDWVCPKHKDTVIAFVLGGPGSGKGTQCEKIVETFGFKHLSAGDLLRKEMVSDNSSMILDTIREGRIVPSAVTVKLILRELASGDSHKFLIDGFPRSEENRIAFERITGSEPNFVLFFECPEKEMVKRVLSRNQGRIDDNIDTMKKRLKVFEALNLPVVDYYAKKGKLHKINAVGTEDEVFEQVRRVFAQVSTVT from the exons ATGTTGAAACGCGCAACCGCTACTCTCAAATCAACCCTTTCTCTTCACATCACAAAG GAAGGTTCTAAGCACAACGGTTATCATTTCCATAGATTTACCACTGGATCGCCTTTGCATTTTCAG GAAAAGGACTGGGTTTGTCCCAAACATAAAGATACGGTTATAGCTTTTGTTTTAG GGGGGCCTGGTAGTGGAAAAGGTACACAATGTGAAAAAATTGTAGAAACCTTTGGATTTAAGCATTTGAGTGCTGGTGATCTTTTGAGGAAGGAGATGGTTTCTGATA ACAGCTCTATGATTCTGGATACAATTAGAGAAGGAAGAATTGTTCCATCAGCAGTGACTGTCAAATTGATTCTAAGAGAGCTGGCATCTGGTGATAGTCATAAGTTTCTTATTGATGGTTTCCCTAGAAGTGAGGAGAACCGCATAGCTTTTGAACGAATT ACTGGCTCTGAACCAAACTTTGTTCTTTTCTTTGAGTGCCCTGAAAAAGAGATGGTGAAACGGGTACTGAGCCGCAATCAG GGTCGAATTGATGACAATATAGATACAATGAAGAAACGACTTAAAGTATTTGAAGCATTAAATCTTCCCGTGGTTGATTACTATGCAAAGAAAGGGAAACTTCACAAG ATCAATGCTGTGGGAACAGAGGATGAAGTATTTGAGCAAGTTCGGCGAGTTTTTGCGCAAGTGAG TACGGTTACATGA
- the LOC127101494 gene encoding UMP-CMP kinase isoform X3 has protein sequence MQGETRGGPGSGKGTQCEKIVETFGFKHLSAGDLLRKEMVSDSEYGSMILDTIREGRIVPSAVTVKLILRELASGDSHKFLIDGFPRSEENRIAFERITGSEPNFVLFFECPEKEMVKRVLSRNQGRIDDNIDTMKKRLKVFEALNLPVVDYYAKKGKLHKINAVGTEDEVFEQVRRVFAQVSTVT, from the exons ATGCAAGGAGAAACAAGAG GGGGGCCTGGTAGTGGAAAAGGTACACAATGTGAAAAAATTGTAGAAACCTTTGGATTTAAGCATTTGAGTGCTGGTGATCTTTTGAGGAAGGAGATGGTTTCTGATAGTGAGTATGG CTCTATGATTCTGGATACAATTAGAGAAGGAAGAATTGTTCCATCAGCAGTGACTGTCAAATTGATTCTAAGAGAGCTGGCATCTGGTGATAGTCATAAGTTTCTTATTGATGGTTTCCCTAGAAGTGAGGAGAACCGCATAGCTTTTGAACGAATT ACTGGCTCTGAACCAAACTTTGTTCTTTTCTTTGAGTGCCCTGAAAAAGAGATGGTGAAACGGGTACTGAGCCGCAATCAG GGTCGAATTGATGACAATATAGATACAATGAAGAAACGACTTAAAGTATTTGAAGCATTAAATCTTCCCGTGGTTGATTACTATGCAAAGAAAGGGAAACTTCACAAG ATCAATGCTGTGGGAACAGAGGATGAAGTATTTGAGCAAGTTCGGCGAGTTTTTGCGCAAGTGAG TACGGTTACATGA
- the LOC127101495 gene encoding pectinesterase inhibitor 4 has translation MHRKQQKKMAFQWHNLFKITFTLLFISTLIQSTTSTPNTTTNSTSTTYKKFLKNQCNSTTYPNVCYKSLSPYTSKIKTNTLTLTKIAIYLALKSSRSASMTLKNLSSKKLTHAETLVIADCSENVDDSVDSLEQSADGLVHLNGTRTNDEKFQWDTIKTWMSSVITNAGTCTDEFDEMEVRSSVQKKIKTSVGNLASLTSNALAFVNRLSY, from the coding sequence ATGCATAGAAAGCAACAAAAAAAAATGGCATTCCAATGGCATAATCTCTTCAAAATAACCTTCACCCTTCTATTCATCTCAACACTAATTCAATCTACAACATCTACACCAAACACCACCACAAATTCCACATCAACAACATACAAAAAGTTCTTAAAGAACCAATGCAACTCAACCACATACCCTAACGTTTGCTACAAGTCACTTTCCCCGTACACAtcaaaaatcaaaacaaacactTTAACACTCACCAAAATCGCTATCTACCTAGCTCTAAAATCGTCAAGAAGTGCATCAATGACATTGAAAAACCTAAGTTCAAAGAAACTAACACATGCTGAAACATTGGTTATCGCCGATTGCAGCGAAAACGTCGATGACTCGGTGGATTCGCTCGAGCAATCAGCTGATGGGCTAGTGCATTTGAATGGAACTAGAACTAATGATGAGAAGTTTCAATGGGATACTATAAAGACATGGATGAGTTCGGTTATAACAAATGCGGGAACATGTACGGATGAGTTTGATGAAATGGAAGTGAGATCTTCTGTACAAAAGAAGATTAAAACAAGTGTTGGTAATCTTGCTTCATTGACTAGTAATGCTCTTGCTTTTGTAAATAGACTTTCCTATTAA